The following proteins come from a genomic window of Novosphingobium sp. P6W:
- a CDS encoding acyl-[ACP]--phospholipid O-acyltransferase, whose translation MSAPDLSLLGKRRFAPMFVVQFLGAFNDNLLKFAMLFLANFGIFAAEPEKAEMLAALATGLFIAPYFLFSALAGQLADRIDKARLVRWIKLAEVGIMGIGVAGFWFQSIPALMTALFLMGLHSTIFGPVKYSILPQHLGEHEIMGGTGLIEAGTFLAILGGQLLAGVIPAWEAGLAAMGVALLGYIAALAIPAAPPLKGGHPVDWNVWRGTISILKTARHGRGVWLSILGISWFFAAGAVLVSEFAPLVSGTLAARQEVATLFLVIFSVTIAFGSIAVNKLLGGKVSARYVPVSALALALGLIDLWLSTSGFSVRTAGASVQQFIATPGAIRILIDLGVIAFAGGMFIVPLYAILQIESLPEERSRIIAANNIVNAAVTVVAVLAITGLLASGMDVPGLIGALGFASLVVAFVSIWLLPETLFKWVIRTILKTLYRVEVSGIENMPRPGESAVVVVNHLSLLDGVLLGAFLPGKPTFAINTHIARAWWVKPFLGLFEAFPVDPTNPMAAKAMVKAVREGRTLVIFPEGRITVTGALMKVFDGPGMVADKANAPIVPLRLDGPQRTPFSYLKGKVRQRWFPKITLTVLPQRRFSIAGEHGNEMSARQRRAVAGRRLYDEMSAMIFDTTDTHRTLFEALCEARDIHGGKVGIVEDVKRVPLTYDRLLIAAHMLGGKLSRTTAQGENVGLLLPNVNGVAVAFFALQAQGRVAAMLNFTAGLANLKSACATAQIRTIITARAFVEQAKLDDVIAALESGGISFVYLEDVAATITAGAKLRTALLRSRIAGRHRRLGISPDAPAVILFTSGSEGTPKGVVLTHRNLLSNCAQLAARIDFNASDVVLNALPVFHSFGLTGGTLLPLLNGIRTVLYPSPLHYRIVPALAYDANATIMFGTDTFLAGYARMAHGYDFYSLRYIFAGAERVRDETRKVYAEKFGLRILEGYGATEAAPVIAVNTPMHFKAGTVGRLLPAIDARLDTVPGITEGGRLNIRGPNVMAGYLLASDPGRLQPPESGWHDTGDIVAVDDDGFVTIRGRAKRFAKIGGEMVSLPAVEGYAAAVWPGAEHAVVTRPDAKKGEQLILFTTAPSPDPKALQEWARGNGVTELMVPRDIRSIEALPVLGTGKIDYVTLGQWALT comes from the coding sequence GTGTCTGCACCTGACCTTTCGCTGCTGGGCAAACGCCGCTTCGCGCCGATGTTCGTCGTTCAGTTTCTGGGCGCTTTCAACGACAACCTGCTGAAGTTCGCCATGTTGTTCCTGGCGAATTTCGGCATTTTCGCAGCAGAGCCCGAAAAGGCGGAGATGCTGGCAGCCTTGGCCACCGGCCTGTTCATCGCGCCCTATTTCCTGTTCTCGGCGCTGGCCGGGCAACTGGCTGACCGCATCGACAAGGCCCGGCTGGTACGCTGGATCAAGCTGGCCGAAGTCGGCATCATGGGTATCGGAGTTGCCGGTTTCTGGTTCCAGTCGATCCCGGCGCTGATGACGGCGCTGTTCCTGATGGGCCTGCATTCGACGATCTTCGGTCCGGTCAAGTATTCCATTCTGCCGCAGCATCTTGGCGAACACGAGATCATGGGCGGTACCGGCCTGATCGAGGCCGGGACCTTCCTCGCGATCCTGGGCGGGCAGCTTCTTGCAGGCGTGATCCCGGCCTGGGAAGCGGGGCTTGCGGCAATGGGCGTCGCGCTGCTCGGCTATATCGCCGCGCTTGCCATTCCCGCTGCTCCCCCGCTCAAAGGCGGTCACCCGGTAGACTGGAACGTCTGGCGCGGTACGATTAGCATCCTGAAGACCGCGCGTCATGGCCGCGGGGTATGGCTTTCGATCCTGGGCATCAGCTGGTTCTTCGCAGCCGGCGCGGTGCTGGTATCGGAATTCGCGCCGCTCGTCAGCGGTACGCTGGCAGCCCGGCAGGAAGTGGCGACGCTGTTCCTGGTGATCTTCTCGGTAACGATCGCATTCGGCTCGATCGCGGTGAACAAGCTGCTCGGCGGAAAAGTTTCCGCGCGCTACGTGCCGGTTTCCGCACTGGCGCTGGCGCTGGGCCTGATCGACCTGTGGCTGTCGACCAGCGGCTTTTCCGTCCGCACTGCCGGCGCTTCGGTGCAACAGTTCATCGCTACGCCGGGCGCTATCCGCATCCTGATCGATCTGGGCGTCATTGCCTTTGCCGGCGGCATGTTCATCGTCCCCCTTTACGCAATCCTCCAGATCGAGAGCCTTCCCGAAGAACGTTCGCGCATCATCGCCGCGAACAACATCGTCAACGCCGCCGTAACCGTGGTCGCGGTGCTGGCGATCACCGGGCTGCTGGCATCCGGCATGGACGTGCCCGGCCTGATCGGTGCGCTGGGCTTCGCCTCGCTCGTCGTCGCGTTCGTCAGCATCTGGCTGTTGCCGGAAACCCTGTTCAAATGGGTGATCCGCACGATCCTCAAGACACTCTACCGCGTCGAGGTATCGGGCATCGAAAACATGCCCCGCCCCGGTGAGAGCGCGGTGGTCGTGGTCAATCACCTCAGCCTGCTCGACGGCGTGCTGCTTGGCGCGTTTCTGCCGGGCAAGCCGACGTTCGCGATCAACACCCACATCGCCAGGGCATGGTGGGTAAAACCCTTTCTCGGCCTGTTCGAAGCCTTCCCCGTCGACCCAACCAACCCGATGGCAGCCAAGGCGATGGTTAAGGCCGTGCGTGAGGGGCGCACCTTGGTGATCTTCCCCGAAGGCCGGATCACCGTCACCGGCGCGTTGATGAAGGTGTTCGACGGCCCCGGCATGGTGGCCGACAAGGCCAACGCCCCGATCGTCCCCCTGCGCCTCGACGGCCCGCAACGCACGCCTTTCTCCTATCTCAAAGGCAAAGTGCGTCAGCGCTGGTTTCCGAAAATCACGCTGACTGTGCTGCCGCAGCGCCGCTTTTCCATCGCCGGCGAACATGGCAACGAAATGAGCGCCCGCCAGCGCCGCGCCGTCGCCGGTCGCCGTCTCTACGACGAGATGAGCGCGATGATCTTCGACACCACCGACACGCACCGCACTCTATTCGAAGCGCTATGCGAGGCACGCGACATCCATGGCGGCAAAGTGGGCATCGTCGAAGACGTGAAGCGCGTGCCGCTTACATACGACCGTTTGCTGATCGCCGCGCACATGCTGGGCGGCAAGCTGTCCCGGACCACTGCGCAGGGTGAGAACGTCGGGTTGCTGCTGCCCAATGTGAACGGCGTGGCCGTAGCCTTCTTCGCGCTTCAGGCACAGGGCCGGGTCGCGGCGATGTTGAACTTCACCGCCGGACTCGCCAACCTAAAATCGGCCTGTGCAACCGCACAGATCCGCACCATCATCACCGCCCGCGCCTTCGTGGAACAGGCCAAGCTGGACGATGTGATCGCCGCGCTGGAAAGCGGCGGCATCAGTTTCGTCTATCTCGAGGATGTCGCCGCCACCATCACCGCAGGCGCCAAGCTGCGCACGGCATTGCTGCGAAGCCGGATCGCGGGGCGCCACCGCCGTCTGGGCATTTCTCCCGATGCGCCGGCGGTGATCCTTTTCACCAGCGGCTCGGAGGGCACGCCCAAGGGGGTCGTCCTCACCCACCGCAACCTGCTGTCGAACTGCGCGCAGCTTGCCGCCCGGATCGACTTCAACGCCAGCGATGTAGTGCTGAACGCCCTGCCGGTGTTCCACAGCTTCGGCCTGACGGGGGGCACCCTGTTGCCGCTCCTGAACGGCATCCGCACAGTGCTCTACCCCAGCCCGCTGCATTACCGGATTGTGCCCGCGCTCGCCTACGATGCCAATGCCACGATCATGTTCGGCACCGACACGTTCCTCGCCGGCTATGCGCGCATGGCCCATGGCTACGACTTCTATTCGCTGCGGTACATCTTCGCGGGTGCCGAGCGGGTGCGTGACGAAACGCGCAAGGTCTATGCCGAGAAGTTCGGGCTGCGCATCCTCGAAGGCTACGGCGCCACTGAGGCCGCGCCGGTGATCGCGGTCAACACGCCGATGCATTTCAAGGCAGGAACCGTGGGCCGCCTGCTGCCGGCGATCGATGCGCGCCTCGATACCGTGCCCGGCATCACCGAAGGCGGCCGCCTCAATATCCGGGGGCCCAACGTCATGGCCGGTTATCTGCTGGCAAGCGATCCAGGGCGGCTCCAGCCTCCTGAAAGCGGGTGGCACGATACGGGAGACATCGTCGCCGTGGACGATGACGGCTTCGTCACCATCCGGGGCCGCGCCAAGCGTTTTGCCAAGATCGGCGGCGAAATGGTCTCGTTGCCCGCAGTCGAAGGCTATGCCGCTGCCGTCTGGCCCGGCGCGGAACATGCCGTCGTCACCCGGCCCGATGCGAAGAAGGGTGAGCAGCTGATCCTGTTCACCACTGCCCCATCGCCCGATCCGAAGGCCCTGCAGGAATGGGCGCGCGGCAACGGCGTGACCGAACTGATGGTCCCGCGCGACATCCGCAGCATTGAAGCGCTGCCGGTGCTGGGGACGGGCAAGATCGACTATGTCACGCTGGGGCAATGGGCCCTGACCTGA
- a CDS encoding amidohydrolase, whose protein sequence is MTRTSHTFTRLAAATALTALPLAAATAAPEKADVILTNARVYTVDTAHPWAEAVAIRAGRIVAVGTAKQVKKAAGKSTQIVDMGGKLVMPSFGDAHNHPVFGGMSHTGCALHDGHSVDDYRRIIAKCIADSPGTSVIHGGGWEDGLFPPNGVPTKGVLDALSSTRPLIFESTGGHSLWVNSKALELAGITRDTPDPANGQINRDPKTGEPVGGLQEAAQGLVAKLVPATTAQDLQDAITYSVKHFNALGITSWHDAGVEWQADGSSAVIDAYKAVADKGALTVDVAIDLKWKNEQGIDQLPGLIKASERAQSLGLTARSVKFYIDGVIPQQTAYMLAPYEGTSERGSTQISAATLAAATAALDKAGMQSHYHTIGDGATREALDAVAAARKADGKSDTRPMISHLNVIDPADQPRFGQLGVTAIFQPLWACNEPYMDLAKERIGPVRSQYIYPAGNIVKFGGRLAYGADWSVASADPLLGLEVALTRVAPGGNLPPLGAEQAVSLERAVRSYTLDVAYVNHLDKETGSIEVGKSADLVVLDNDIFKLKPTQIHETKVVATVFRGKMVYGSLDGSTAR, encoded by the coding sequence ATGACCCGTACCTCGCACACTTTCACGCGGCTGGCAGCCGCCACGGCGCTGACGGCGCTCCCCCTCGCTGCCGCAACCGCCGCGCCTGAAAAAGCCGACGTCATCCTCACCAACGCACGGGTCTACACCGTCGACACCGCGCATCCCTGGGCCGAGGCCGTGGCCATCCGCGCCGGGCGGATCGTCGCCGTCGGGACCGCGAAGCAGGTGAAGAAGGCGGCCGGCAAGTCCACGCAAATCGTCGACATGGGCGGCAAGCTGGTCATGCCCTCGTTCGGCGATGCGCATAACCACCCGGTGTTCGGCGGCATGAGCCACACCGGCTGCGCGCTGCACGATGGCCACTCGGTAGACGATTACCGCCGCATCATCGCCAAGTGCATCGCCGACAGCCCCGGCACGTCCGTCATCCACGGCGGCGGCTGGGAGGACGGGCTGTTTCCGCCCAATGGCGTGCCGACCAAGGGCGTTCTCGATGCGCTATCCTCCACCCGGCCGCTGATTTTCGAATCGACCGGCGGGCACAGCCTCTGGGTCAATTCCAAGGCGCTGGAACTGGCGGGCATCACCAGGGACACCCCCGACCCCGCTAACGGCCAGATCAACCGCGATCCCAAGACCGGCGAGCCGGTCGGCGGTCTTCAGGAAGCCGCGCAAGGCCTCGTCGCGAAGCTGGTCCCCGCGACCACCGCGCAAGACCTTCAGGACGCGATCACGTATTCCGTCAAGCACTTCAATGCGCTGGGCATCACCAGCTGGCACGATGCCGGGGTGGAGTGGCAGGCCGATGGGTCGAGCGCGGTGATCGACGCCTACAAGGCCGTAGCCGACAAGGGCGCGTTGACCGTGGACGTTGCCATCGACCTCAAGTGGAAGAACGAGCAGGGCATCGACCAGCTTCCCGGCCTGATCAAGGCATCCGAGCGCGCGCAGTCGCTAGGCCTCACCGCGCGCAGCGTGAAGTTCTACATCGACGGCGTGATCCCGCAGCAGACCGCCTACATGCTCGCACCCTACGAAGGCACCAGCGAGCGTGGTTCGACCCAGATTTCCGCCGCCACGCTCGCCGCCGCGACCGCTGCGCTCGACAAGGCGGGGATGCAGTCGCACTACCACACCATCGGCGACGGTGCGACGCGCGAGGCACTCGATGCAGTGGCCGCCGCGCGCAAGGCTGACGGTAAGAGCGACACTCGGCCGATGATCTCGCACCTCAACGTGATCGACCCGGCCGACCAGCCGCGCTTCGGCCAACTTGGCGTCACCGCGATATTCCAGCCGCTTTGGGCCTGTAACGAGCCTTACATGGACCTCGCCAAGGAGCGCATCGGCCCGGTCCGTTCGCAATACATCTATCCGGCGGGCAACATCGTGAAGTTCGGCGGGCGCCTGGCCTACGGCGCCGATTGGTCGGTCGCATCGGCCGATCCGCTGCTGGGCCTCGAAGTGGCGCTGACCCGTGTGGCGCCCGGCGGCAACCTGCCTCCTCTCGGCGCGGAGCAGGCCGTCTCGCTGGAGCGCGCGGTGCGTTCCTACACCCTAGACGTCGCCTATGTGAACCATCTCGACAAGGAAACCGGCTCGATCGAAGTGGGCAAGAGCGCCGACCTCGTCGTGCTGGACAACGACATCTTCAAACTGAAGCCAACGCAGATCCACGAAACCAAAGTCGTCGCCACGGTGTTCCGGGGCAAGATGGTATACGGGTCGCTGGATGGCAGTACTGCCCGCTGA
- a CDS encoding TonB-dependent siderophore receptor: MSMRDNSLDRRRTGRLTKALLAASCTFAAALPGTVLAAETEPSDDPIIVTGRASTGTKVDTDIMELPQSVSVITAQEFKDRAAVNFQDIFRYSAGVSTEVQGVDTRGDFFAARGFDTVQYLDGVNRMPAFIYGARLDIFTLERAEVLRGPSSVLYGAGGAGGLFNGMSKRPQETFGGEMDVIVGTDAMKQFNFDVTGPLTDGISARFVGVARDAKLQQPSQKNNRLLAMPSIMFKPGPDTDITLIGLYQRDRMGSQTYLPISKTIGADNDSVKISPDTFLGEPGFNHTDTEYKAGTLLITQRFGDNVTFSSSTRAFKAHADYAEVYGLASYADVARTLVNRAWYTRLERDKGIGTDNRVVVKIDTGPIEHQLLFGVDYTWFRQSADQGWAYDAPPLDVYNPVYGQPIESFNFFPTKTTNTQLGFYFQDQMRAWDRVSVVVGARHDTATSKAGSDKLPDNKAWTFRVGVVADLTDTIAPYVSYAESFLPVFGASVYGVPFVPRTGRQWEAGVKFQPFRGALLTASVFDIEEKNGVMSDPNDIQNQIQTGTVGSRGVELEGTLRMPGDVQVSAAYTYLDATILKDTTGRQGFQVANLPKHAASIWASKNFALTQDIGARVGGGVRYQGEKVDSFENFTTPSYTLVDAMFEVTYDQWSLGINASNIFDTTTYTLCNYDRSAPEGYCYLGKDRTILATLRRTF, encoded by the coding sequence ATGAGCATGAGGGACAATTCGCTAGACCGCCGCCGAACCGGCCGTCTGACCAAGGCGCTGCTTGCGGCATCCTGCACTTTCGCCGCCGCGTTGCCCGGCACGGTGCTGGCCGCCGAGACTGAGCCGAGCGACGATCCGATCATCGTCACCGGCCGCGCCTCCACCGGCACCAAAGTGGATACCGACATCATGGAACTGCCGCAGTCGGTCAGCGTCATAACCGCGCAGGAATTCAAGGACCGGGCCGCCGTCAACTTCCAGGACATCTTCCGGTACAGCGCGGGCGTCTCCACGGAAGTACAGGGCGTCGACACCCGCGGCGACTTTTTCGCCGCGCGCGGCTTCGATACCGTACAATACCTAGACGGCGTGAACCGCATGCCCGCCTTCATCTACGGCGCCCGCCTGGATATCTTCACGCTGGAGCGCGCCGAAGTGCTGCGCGGTCCGTCCTCGGTGCTGTACGGCGCGGGCGGGGCTGGGGGCCTGTTCAACGGCATGTCCAAACGCCCGCAGGAAACCTTTGGCGGCGAGATGGATGTCATCGTCGGCACCGATGCGATGAAGCAGTTCAACTTCGACGTGACCGGCCCCCTCACGGACGGCATTTCCGCCCGCTTCGTCGGCGTGGCGCGCGATGCCAAGCTGCAGCAGCCCTCGCAAAAGAACAACCGCCTGCTGGCGATGCCCTCGATCATGTTCAAGCCCGGCCCGGACACCGATATCACCCTGATCGGCCTGTATCAGCGGGACAGAATGGGCAGCCAGACCTACCTGCCGATCAGCAAGACCATCGGCGCCGATAACGACAGCGTGAAGATATCGCCCGACACGTTCCTGGGCGAACCAGGCTTCAACCACACCGATACCGAATACAAGGCCGGCACCCTGCTGATCACCCAGCGCTTCGGTGACAACGTGACCTTCAGCAGCAGCACCCGCGCCTTCAAGGCCCATGCCGATTATGCGGAAGTCTACGGCCTTGCCAGCTACGCTGACGTGGCGCGCACCCTGGTCAACCGCGCCTGGTACACCCGGCTCGAGCGGGACAAGGGCATCGGCACCGACAACCGCGTAGTCGTCAAGATCGATACTGGCCCGATCGAGCACCAGCTGCTGTTCGGCGTGGACTACACCTGGTTCCGCCAGAGCGCCGACCAGGGCTGGGCCTACGACGCACCGCCGCTTGACGTGTACAACCCGGTCTACGGCCAGCCGATCGAATCGTTCAACTTCTTCCCGACCAAGACCACCAACACGCAGCTCGGCTTTTATTTCCAGGACCAGATGCGCGCCTGGGACCGCGTTTCGGTGGTCGTCGGCGCGCGGCACGACACCGCCACCTCCAAGGCGGGCAGCGACAAGTTGCCCGACAACAAGGCCTGGACCTTCCGCGTTGGCGTGGTCGCCGACCTGACCGATACGATCGCGCCTTACGTCAGCTATGCGGAATCGTTCCTGCCGGTGTTCGGAGCCAGCGTTTACGGTGTGCCTTTCGTGCCGCGCACGGGCCGTCAGTGGGAGGCGGGCGTGAAGTTCCAGCCCTTCCGCGGCGCGCTGCTGACCGCCTCGGTGTTCGACATCGAGGAAAAGAACGGGGTCATGAGCGATCCGAACGACATTCAGAACCAGATCCAGACCGGCACCGTGGGTTCGCGCGGAGTCGAGCTGGAAGGCACACTGCGCATGCCGGGCGACGTCCAGGTCTCGGCCGCCTATACCTACCTCGACGCGACGATCCTGAAAGACACCACCGGTCGTCAGGGCTTCCAGGTCGCTAACCTGCCCAAGCACGCGGCTTCGATCTGGGCTTCCAAGAACTTCGCGCTAACGCAGGACATCGGCGCAAGGGTCGGCGGCGGCGTGCGCTACCAGGGCGAAAAAGTCGACAGCTTTGAGAACTTCACGACGCCGTCCTACACACTGGTCGATGCCATGTTCGAAGTCACTTACGATCAATGGTCGCTGGGTATCAACGCCAGCAACATCTTCGACACCACCACTTACACCTTGTGCAACTACGACCGCAGCGCGCCCGAGGGCTATTGCTACCTTGGCAAGGATCGCACGATCCTGGCAACGCTGCGCCGCACGTTCTGA
- a CDS encoding diguanylate cyclase: MRIATITNWAYATTVCLTIAAGITMVLASSADRVERAAVKQRDVFDELTFEVEDDISQLSDRARLFAISADPAHAAVYQQTLAGLGSVEKRVGKLRDNGAGAEELQALHEGLHLAKGLEDEQQAAMAAKIAGDGDRARALVFGPEYERELERVRSRLGHFRYVLDQRSDRAIEDASFASQRLRTVSEIMVAITAILFLFVLGFILKHRILRPVVTLSDVINRLADQDYAVETPLFSQVDEIGDMAQAIRIFRENGLVRQKLERQRDADWQVREMLARMTQRLQGCESVSDLFTVVRLFAPVIAPDLAGRLYILDNRIDLMVCAAEWQGPRGTDAAFGPDGCWALRRGQIHSPGGEMVDVPCGHVASEATQATICVPLTAQGETIGLLVLENRVAAREPDASTSAYIELMSETVGLALANLNLREALHEKALFDSLTGLRNRHDLDEKLRKLVLGAEASGLPLGCLMMDIDRFKSLNDRFGHDAGDLVIRAVAGVFGGVMRDEGLAFRYGGEEFLMLMPGFDEQQAMARAALIKERIGELELVHEGTALGPVTVSIGLAVYPWHGPAQSLILTADAALLRAKEEGRDRIVVASRRQRSAA, encoded by the coding sequence ATGCGGATCGCGACGATTACGAACTGGGCCTATGCGACGACGGTCTGCTTGACCATCGCGGCCGGGATAACCATGGTGCTGGCATCCAGCGCCGACCGGGTGGAGCGCGCCGCCGTCAAGCAGCGCGATGTCTTCGACGAATTGACCTTCGAGGTCGAGGACGACATTTCACAGCTGTCGGACCGGGCGCGCCTTTTTGCCATATCGGCAGACCCCGCACACGCCGCCGTCTACCAGCAGACGCTGGCCGGTCTGGGCTCGGTGGAAAAACGCGTCGGCAAGCTGCGCGACAACGGTGCCGGGGCTGAGGAACTTCAAGCCCTGCACGAAGGCCTGCACCTCGCCAAGGGCCTGGAGGACGAGCAGCAGGCTGCCATGGCGGCGAAGATTGCAGGCGACGGCGACCGTGCGCGCGCACTGGTGTTCGGGCCGGAATACGAACGGGAACTGGAACGCGTCCGCTCCCGCCTCGGCCATTTCCGCTACGTTTTGGATCAGCGCTCGGACCGCGCGATAGAGGATGCCAGCTTCGCCTCGCAGCGGCTTCGGACGGTATCCGAAATCATGGTGGCCATCACCGCGATCCTGTTCCTGTTCGTCCTCGGCTTTATCCTCAAGCACCGTATCCTGCGGCCCGTGGTTACTCTGAGCGACGTGATCAATCGGCTTGCCGATCAGGACTACGCGGTGGAAACGCCGCTGTTCTCGCAAGTCGACGAAATCGGGGACATGGCCCAGGCCATCCGCATCTTCCGCGAGAACGGACTGGTGCGCCAGAAACTGGAACGTCAGCGCGACGCCGACTGGCAGGTGCGCGAAATGCTCGCCCGCATGACCCAGCGCTTGCAGGGCTGCGAATCCGTCAGCGATCTGTTCACTGTCGTTCGTCTATTCGCGCCGGTCATCGCGCCGGACCTCGCAGGGCGGCTCTACATCCTCGACAACCGGATCGACCTGATGGTCTGCGCCGCCGAATGGCAAGGCCCGCGCGGGACGGACGCGGCGTTCGGGCCCGACGGCTGCTGGGCGCTGCGCCGAGGGCAGATCCATAGCCCCGGCGGCGAGATGGTCGATGTGCCCTGCGGCCATGTCGCATCCGAGGCTACGCAGGCGACAATCTGCGTGCCCCTTACCGCGCAAGGCGAGACGATCGGCCTGCTCGTCCTGGAAAATCGGGTCGCGGCGCGAGAGCCGGACGCATCCACCAGCGCGTACATCGAACTGATGTCGGAAACCGTCGGCTTGGCTCTCGCCAACCTGAACCTTCGGGAGGCACTGCACGAGAAGGCGTTGTTCGATTCCCTTACCGGCCTGCGCAATCGGCACGACCTGGACGAAAAACTGCGCAAGCTGGTCCTTGGCGCAGAAGCATCGGGCCTGCCGCTTGGCTGCCTGATGATGGACATCGACCGCTTCAAGAGCCTCAACGACCGCTTCGGCCACGATGCCGGAGACCTCGTCATCCGCGCAGTCGCAGGGGTTTTCGGCGGTGTGATGCGCGACGAGGGACTAGCGTTCCGCTATGGCGGCGAGGAATTCCTGATGCTGATGCCCGGCTTCGACGAACAGCAGGCAATGGCCCGCGCCGCTCTCATCAAGGAGCGGATCGGGGAACTGGAACTCGTCCATGAAGGCACCGCGCTGGGGCCCGTCACCGTTTCGATCGGGCTGGCCGTCTATCCCTGGCACGGCCCGGCGCAATCGCTGATCCTGACCGCCGATGCTGCGCTGCTGCGCGCCAAGGAAGAAGGGCGCGACCGTATCGTCGTCGCCTCACGCCGCCAACGCAGCGCCGCCTGA